In Catharus ustulatus isolate bCatUst1 chromosome 36, bCatUst1.pri.v2, whole genome shotgun sequence, a genomic segment contains:
- the LOC117009785 gene encoding LOW QUALITY PROTEIN: E3 ubiquitin-protein ligase TRIM39-like (The sequence of the model RefSeq protein was modified relative to this genomic sequence to represent the inferred CDS: inserted 3 bases in 2 codons) encodes MPGEELEDLKNELEKRQXRKKPEVSQPDTAAEEKNQEPDVKSSIGRFVWKVTFQLPDAAPGLEERVCHFSWRSSALKETLRKLQASVTLDPDTAHPDLVLSEDGKSVWRGXGPRQLPENPQRFDYWPFVLGHQGFVSGRHCWDVDVGDGGDWAVGVARESVRRKGRLSLGPQGGIWGLEKWGGQVRALTARRVTLVALRWLPRRVSVHLDCPGGTVAFFDAEDGGLLFAFSRVSFAGERVRPWLWVVGARSQLRLLPLRSVPGVLCP; translated from the exons CTGGAAGATCTCAAAAATGAGCTGGAGAAGcggca gagaaaaaaacccgAGGTTTCCCAGCCGGACACCGCGGCGGAGGAGAAGAACCAGGAGCCG GATGTGAAAAGCTCCATCGGCAGGTTT GTGTGGAAAGTGACTTTCCAGCTCCCGGATGCGGCTCCGGGGCTGGAAGAGCGAGTTTGTCACTTCTCGTGGAGGAGCAGCGCCCTGAAGGAAACCCTGAGGAAGCTCCAAG CCAGCGTCACCCTGGACCCCGACACGGCTCACCCCGACCTCGTCCTGTCCGAGGACGGAAAAAGCGTCTGGCGTG CCGGACCCCGCCAGCTCCCGGAAAACCCCCAGCGCTTTGACTACTGGCCCTTCGTGCTGGGCCACCAGGGTTTCGTGTCCGGTCGCCACTGCTGGGACGTGGACGTGGGCGACGGTGGCGACTGGGCCGTGGGGGTGGCCCGCGAGTCCGTGCGGAGGAAGGGGCGGCTCAGCCTCGGCCCCCAGGgcgggatttggggtctggagaAGTGGGGCGGGCAGGTCCGGGCGCTGACCGCCCGCAGGGTGACCCTGGTGGCGCTGAGGTGGCTGCCCCGCAGGGTCAGCGTGCACCTGGACTGCCCTGGGGGCACGGTGGCGTTTTTCGATGCTGAGGATGGGGGGCTCCTGTTCGCCTTCTCCCGGGTGTCCTTCGCTGGGGAGAGGGTCCGGCCCTGGCTCTGGGTGGTGGGGGCCAGGTCCCAGCTCCGCCTGTTGCCCCTGAGAagtgtccctggtgtcctgtGCCCCTGA
- the LOC117009787 gene encoding LOW QUALITY PROTEIN: E3 ubiquitin-protein ligase TRIM7-like (The sequence of the model RefSeq protein was modified relative to this genomic sequence to represent the inferred CDS: inserted 2 bases in 2 codons; deleted 2 bases in 2 codons) — protein sequence MDALPAEASCPICLEFFRDPVSIHCGHHFCRACIERCWEWPTDRFACPRCRDTAPQRSLRPSPELARVLEIARRLSRGEALGGDEEEEEEGEEGCRRHREPLEVFCRQDGALLCAICRESRAHRAHTVLPLPEAAREFKEQIQARLQTLKDDRDKLLEFREAEMRRNWEFLEKTEAERQRILSHFQGLRLALEELSRHLLARLGRLEGDIATVQDENVTGLTQEISRLDARVQELEEKCEQPARTFLQDISGTLSSLGKEKLQLPPSPLPELEKKIHRFREENILLEETLRSFQDTLVFELPEKMTVTLDPSTAHPQLLVAPDGSSVSWESXRDPPGTGAEPAAGPGPGTDPSVLGREGVTAGRRCWDVRVTPEGSWALGVATETPGSGGETLGRTPGMGTGTPGSAEWDLWSMGLCQGQFWALTSLERIPLFPVRAPGRVRVALDYERGQVAFFDADQRSLIFAFPAASFKGRSVRPWFLVWXEGSRLTLCP from the exons ATGGACGCGCTCCCGGCCGAGGCCTCCTGCCCCATCTGCCTGGAATTCTTCCGGGACCCCGTGTCCATCCACTGCGGCCACCACTTCTGCCGGGCGTGCATCGAGCGCTGCTGGGAGTGGCCCACGGACCGGTTCGCCTGCCCGCGGTGCCGGGACACGGCCCCGCAGCGGAGCCTCCGACCCAGCCCGGAGCTGGCGCGGGTGCTGGAGATCGCCCGGCGGCTGAGCCGAGGGGAAGCGCTGGGGGGcgatgaggaggaggaggaggagggtgaggaaggaTGCCGGAGGCACCGGGAGCCGCTGGAGGTTTTCTGCCGGCAGGACGGAGCTCTGCTGTGCGCGATCTGCCGCGAGTCCCGGGCGCACCGCGCCCAC ACCGTGCTCCCGCTGCCGGAGGCCGCCCGGGAATTCAAG GAGCAAATCCAGGCTCGGCTGCAAACCCTGAAGGACGACAGAGACAAACTCCTCGAGTTCCGGGAGGCTGAAATGAGGAGAAACTGGGAGTTTTTG GAGAAGACCGAAGCCGAGCGGCAGAGAATCCTGTCGCACTTCCAGGGGCTGCGCCTGGCCCTGGAGGAGCTGTCCCGTCACCTCCTGGCCCGCCTGGGGCGCCTGGAGGGCGACATCGCCACGGTCCAGGACGAAAACGTGACGGGCCTGACCCAGGAGATCTCCCGGCTGGACGCCCGGgtccaggagctggaggaaaagTGCGAGCAACCTGCCAGGACCTTCCTGCAG GACATCAGCGGCACCTTGAGCAG CCTCGGAAAGGAAAAGCTCCAGCTGCCCCCGTCTCCTcttccagagctggaaaagaaaattcaccGCTTCAGGGAGGAAAATATTCTCCTGGAGGAGACGCTGAGGAGCTTCCAAG aCACGCTGGTGTTCGAGCTGCCCGAGAAAA TGACGGTC ACCCTGGACCCCAGCACGgctcatccccagctcctcGTGGCGCCCGACGGCAGCAGCGTCAGCTGGGAAA GCCGGGACCCTCCCGGAACCGGAGCCGAACCCGCAGCGGGACCCGGACCCGGCACCGACCCCTCCGTGCTGGGCCGCGAGGGCGTCACCGCCGGGAGGCGCTGCTGGGACGTGCGGGTGACCCCCGAGGGGTCCTGGGCCCTGGGGGTGGCCACGGAGACCCCCGGGAGTGGGGGTGAGACCCTCGGGA ggacccccgggatggggacagggacccccgggAGCGCCGAGTGGGATCTCTGGTCCAtggggctctgccagggccagTTCTGGGCTCTCACCTCGCTGGAGCGCATCCCGCTGTTCCCGGTGCGGGCTCCCGGCAGGGTGCGGGTGGCGCTGGACTACGAGAGGGGCCAGGTGGCTTTTTTCGATGCCGACCAGAGGAGCCTGATCTTCGCCTTCCCGGCGGCCTCGTTCAAGGGCCGCAGCGTCCGGCCCTGGTTCCTGGTGT GCGAGGGCTCCCGGCTCACGCTGTGCCCCTGA
- the LOC117009832 gene encoding LOW QUALITY PROTEIN: E3 ubiquitin-protein ligase TRIM39-like (The sequence of the model RefSeq protein was modified relative to this genomic sequence to represent the inferred CDS: inserted 1 base in 1 codon) has translation MAQPGTLRAEASCSLCLGLFQDPVSIHCGHNFCRGCIERCWASSRDSFPCPRCRDAAPERSLRPNRELAAIIRIAQRLSLGVAAAGRRCPRHGEALKLFCEEEQSPVCRRCRQEPPHRLHAAVPIEEAAQEHKEKLQAHARILRDRREKMLRLKAAEEGKSLDLLERVDAERQRVRSQLRELQQLLAGQERLLLGRLAELDREIVRRQEQSISRLSEQISSLGQQIQELEDKCQQPPWELLQDSREILSRLEKQSDPEPVETXPEPEPTEPPQKNVTLKEMLQKFQVSLTLDPDTAHPRLALSEDGKRVRWEDTRRTVPEHPKRFDSSRCVLGRQGFASGRHYWEVHVAHGAAWAVGVAKESVPRKGRISVRPEVGIWAVGQCGSQCQALTSPAVPIALPEAPEVVGVYLDYEAGRVAFFDPRREAPMFAYPPASFGGERLLPLLCLGRGCQFTLCP, from the exons ATGGCCCAGCCCGGGACGCTCCGCGCCGAAGCCTCCTGCTCGCTGTGCCTCGGCCTCTTCCAGGACCCGGTGTCCATCCACTGCGGCCACAACTTCTGCCGGGGCTGCATCGAGCGCTGCTGGGCGAGCTCCCGGGACAGCTTCCCGTGCCCGCGCTGCCGGGACGCGGCCCCGGAGCGGAGCCTCCGGCCCAACCGGGAGCTGGCGGCGATCATCCGCATCGCGCAGCGGCTCAGCCTGggggtggcggcggcggggcggcggtgCCCGCGGCACGGCGAGGCGCTGAAGCTGTTCTGcgaggaggagcagagccccgTGTGCCGCCGGTGCCGCCAGGAGCCGCCGCACCGGCTCCACGCCGCCGTGCCCATCGAGGAGGCGGCGCAGGAGCACAAG GAGAAGCTCCAGGCTCACGCGCGGATcctcagggacaggagggagaagATGCTGCGGCTGAAAGCGGCggaggaagggaaaagcctGGACTTGCTG GAGCGGGTGGATGCGGAGCGGCAGCGGGTCCGCTCCCAGCTccgggagctgcagcagctcctggcgGGGCAGGAGCGGCTCCTGCTGGGCCGGCTGGCGGAGCTGGACCGCGAGATCGTGcggaggcaggagcagagcatcAGCAGGCTCTCGGAGCAGATCTCCTCGCTGGGCCAGCAgatccaggagctggaggacaAGTGCCAGCAGCCgccctgggagctcctgcag GACAGCAGAGAAATCCTCAGCAG gctggagaaaCAGAGTGACCCAGAGCCGGTGGAGA CCCCAGAGCCGGAACCCACGGAGCCGCCCCAGAAAAACGTCACCCTCAAAGAGATGCTGCAGAAATTCCAGG TGAGCCTGACGCTGGACCCCGACACGGCGCACCCCCGGCTCGCCCTGTCCGAGGACGGGAAGCGCGTCCGCTGGGAGGACACCCGCCGGACCGTCCCCGAGCACCCCAAACGCTTCGACTCCTCGCGCTGCGTGCTGGGCCGGCAGGGCTTCGCCTCCGGCCGCCACTACTGGGAGGTGCACGTGGCCCACGGCGCCGCCTGGGCCGTCGGGGTGGCCAAGGAGTCGGTGCCCAGGAAAGGCCGGATCAGCGTCCGGCCCGAGGTGGGGATCTGGGCCGTGGGGCAGTGCGGCAGCCAGTGCCAGGCGCTCACGTCGCCGGCTGTCCCCATCGCGCTGCCCGAGGCCCCCGAGGTGGTCGGGGTCTACCTGGACTACGAGGCCGGGCGCGTGGCGTTCTTCGACCCGCGCAGGGAGGCGCCGATGTTCGCGTACCCTCCCGCGTCCTTCGGCGGGGAGCggctgctgcccctgctctgcctgggcaggggctgccagtTCACGCTGTGCCCCTGA